The following coding sequences are from one Thermostaphylospora chromogena window:
- a CDS encoding LCP family protein yields MRDPEDDGPAVRVGEDAYGKVRLRPRPTRVRRGARARRRRLVLAGTLSSLVLAGSCASWALPTLAVRQIGSVDAGVRGSGPRGAMNILVVGVDKRDNLTRRQQNLLKLGRESGQRTDTMMIVHLSEDHRKITIVSLPRDTWVTVPGKGQHKINAAYQLGGPKLTVQTVENVTGLTINHYVEVNVLGFVDVVESLGGVSVCTPVPIEDPKTGLSLRPGTYELDGVKALAYARTRATARSDLDRIDRQQQVVSALLDRALSSGTLTNPVRLASFVNSTLKTLTVDERLAEDVLGLARQLRDVSTDDVTFASVPIADADHKSPTGESVVLWDAQAARDLFRRIAADEPLTEPSAEASAKPSVKASGGAERPASPTPTRTPLTVPPERIAVRVLNGTGITGRGAAARNDLLQAGFMVPEPAGNAATTDYDTTVIRYGPERRDSARTVAAAIPGAELLETASLGDRLEVVIGHRYSGVRKVTVEPSSPATPTPATSTPATKTATENICRD; encoded by the coding sequence ATGCGCGACCCGGAGGACGACGGACCGGCCGTCCGCGTGGGCGAGGACGCGTACGGCAAGGTCCGGCTGCGTCCGCGCCCGACCCGGGTCAGGCGCGGGGCACGGGCCCGGCGGCGCAGGCTCGTGCTCGCCGGGACGCTCTCCAGCCTGGTGCTCGCCGGCTCCTGCGCCTCCTGGGCGCTGCCCACCCTGGCCGTCCGCCAGATCGGCTCCGTCGACGCCGGAGTCCGCGGCTCCGGCCCGCGCGGCGCGATGAACATCCTGGTCGTGGGCGTGGACAAGCGGGACAACCTCACTCGGCGGCAGCAGAACCTGCTCAAGCTGGGCCGGGAGAGCGGTCAGCGGACCGACACGATGATGATCGTCCACCTGTCCGAGGACCACCGCAAGATCACGATCGTCAGCCTGCCCCGGGACACGTGGGTGACCGTCCCCGGCAAGGGACAGCATAAGATCAACGCGGCCTACCAGCTCGGCGGCCCGAAGCTGACCGTGCAGACCGTGGAGAACGTCACCGGGCTCACCATCAACCACTACGTCGAGGTCAACGTGCTCGGCTTCGTCGACGTGGTGGAGTCGCTGGGCGGCGTTTCGGTGTGCACGCCCGTCCCGATCGAGGACCCGAAGACCGGCCTCTCGCTGCGGCCGGGCACCTACGAGCTGGACGGCGTCAAGGCCCTCGCCTACGCCCGCACCCGCGCCACCGCCCGCTCCGACCTCGACCGCATCGACCGGCAGCAGCAGGTCGTCTCGGCCCTGCTGGACCGCGCCCTGAGCAGCGGCACCCTCACCAACCCGGTCAGGCTCGCCTCGTTCGTCAACTCGACCCTGAAGACGCTGACCGTCGACGAGCGGCTCGCCGAGGACGTGCTCGGGCTCGCCCGCCAGCTCAGGGACGTCTCCACCGACGACGTGACCTTCGCCTCCGTGCCGATCGCCGACGCCGACCACAAGAGCCCCACCGGCGAGTCGGTGGTGCTGTGGGACGCGCAGGCGGCCCGGGACCTGTTCCGGCGCATCGCCGCGGACGAGCCGCTGACCGAGCCGTCGGCCGAGGCGTCGGCCAAGCCGTCCGTGAAGGCCTCCGGCGGGGCGGAGCGGCCCGCCTCGCCCACGCCGACGCGGACCCCGCTGACCGTGCCGCCGGAACGGATCGCCGTCCGGGTGCTGAACGGCACGGGCATCACCGGACGCGGCGCCGCCGCCAGGAACGATCTGCTGCAGGCCGGGTTCATGGTCCCCGAGCCCGCGGGGAACGCCGCCACCACCGACTACGACACGACCGTGATCCGGTACGGGCCGGAGCGCCGCGACTCCGCCCGCACCGTGGCCGCCGCCATTCCCGGGGCCGAACTGCTCGAAACCGCCTCGCTCGGCGACCGTCTGGAGGTCGTCATCGGCCACCGGTACTCGGGCGTCCGCAAGGTCACCGTCGAGCCCTCCTCCCCGGCCACCCCCACACCCGCGACCTCGACCCCGGCCACGAAGACCGCCACCGAGAACATCTGCCGCGACTAG